One part of the Halopenitus persicus genome encodes these proteins:
- a CDS encoding DUF5815 family protein — protein sequence MSEPRVPGTADAIELPCGETIGHGDLDLGMREYDCACGETHAVVMDVHPPERFLPEFLVEVLREAVETTSEEMPEFGTPHLLGVVLEEFPEQVVAEDASENADVGYALVWVTEFDARRLHEVIVELVIELMEHAVSHAEDDGALREFEEQMTEFDVAEFVERYRAERDLEAEDPYA from the coding sequence ATGAGCGAACCACGCGTCCCGGGGACGGCGGACGCGATCGAGCTCCCGTGTGGGGAGACGATCGGACACGGCGACCTCGATCTCGGGATGCGCGAGTACGACTGCGCGTGCGGGGAGACGCACGCGGTGGTGATGGACGTCCATCCCCCGGAGCGGTTCCTCCCGGAGTTCCTGGTCGAGGTGTTGCGCGAGGCCGTCGAGACGACCAGCGAGGAGATGCCCGAGTTCGGCACGCCGCACCTGCTCGGCGTCGTTCTGGAGGAGTTTCCGGAGCAGGTCGTCGCCGAGGACGCCTCCGAGAACGCGGACGTTGGCTACGCGCTCGTCTGGGTGACCGAGTTCGACGCGCGGCGGCTCCACGAGGTGATCGTCGAGCTCGTGATCGAGCTGATGGAACACGCCGTGAGCCACGCCGAGGACGACGGCGCGCTGCGGGAGTTCGAGGAACAGATGACCGAGTTCGACGTCGCCGAGTTCGTCGAGCGATACCGGGCCGAGCGCGACCTCGAGGCCGAGGATCCGTACGCCTAG
- the endA gene encoding tRNA-intron lyase, whose amino-acid sequence MQPDGELRGDGVHVGGDARQRFYDSRGYGRPLGGNAISLTPLEAAHLLFRGDLGAVTVDGETLGFEAFFVHAAAAGDRFAVRFLVYSDLRDRGFYLSPTREGWPGHNRQGGADADFIVYERGASPPDGAIAHRLRVVGERESIPAAGIDGTTLAIVDEESDLTYFETQTADPTGGTDYDPPADLAGVLLEDRVVVWDAPAGLYDRGFYGRPLSGRAATIDGALQLSLLEAAYLAERGSLRLDETLALAGTTDDANGAGDEADDAEGTADAIRRRGRTVEGDRFARRLRTYTDLRERAIVPKTGFKFGADFRTYLDVETVEDLPHSEHLVRVIEPDHAFVPRELSLDVRLAGGVRKRMVFALTDASSIDYRSVARITP is encoded by the coding sequence ATGCAACCGGACGGCGAGCTTCGCGGCGACGGCGTACACGTGGGCGGCGACGCCCGCCAACGGTTCTACGACTCGCGGGGGTACGGGCGCCCGCTCGGCGGGAACGCGATCTCGCTCACGCCGCTGGAGGCGGCACACCTGCTGTTTCGGGGCGACCTCGGCGCGGTGACCGTCGACGGCGAGACGCTCGGGTTCGAGGCCTTCTTCGTCCACGCGGCCGCCGCGGGCGACCGGTTCGCGGTCCGGTTCCTCGTGTACTCCGACCTGCGCGACCGGGGGTTCTACCTCTCGCCGACGCGCGAGGGTTGGCCGGGGCACAACCGCCAGGGGGGCGCGGACGCGGACTTCATCGTGTACGAACGTGGCGCGAGCCCGCCGGACGGGGCGATCGCCCACCGACTCCGGGTGGTCGGCGAGCGCGAGTCGATCCCGGCGGCCGGCATCGACGGGACCACGCTGGCCATCGTCGACGAGGAGAGCGATCTCACGTACTTCGAGACGCAAACGGCCGACCCGACGGGAGGGACCGACTACGATCCGCCGGCGGACCTCGCCGGCGTCCTGCTCGAGGACCGCGTGGTGGTCTGGGACGCGCCGGCAGGGCTCTATGATCGAGGGTTCTACGGCCGCCCGCTGTCCGGGCGCGCCGCAACGATCGACGGGGCGCTTCAGCTGTCGCTGCTCGAGGCCGCGTACCTGGCCGAACGCGGATCGTTGCGGTTGGACGAAACGCTCGCGCTGGCAGGGACAACCGACGACGCGAACGGGGCCGGCGATGAAGCCGACGACGCGGAGGGCACGGCGGACGCGATCCGCCGGCGGGGACGAACGGTCGAGGGCGACCGATTCGCCCGACGGCTCCGCACCTACACGGACCTTCGCGAGCGCGCGATCGTCCCGAAGACCGGCTTCAAGTTCGGCGCCGACTTCCGGACGTATCTCGACGTCGAGACGGTCGAGGACCTGCCCCACTCCGAGCACCTGGTCCGGGTCATCGAGCCGGACCACGCGTTCGTGCCGCGCGAGCTGTCGCTTGACGTTCGGCTCGCCGGCGGCGTCCGCAAGCGAATGGTTTTTGCGCTGACCGACGCGAGTTCCATCGACTACCGTTCGGTAGCTCGAATCACCCCATGA
- a CDS encoding tryptophan--tRNA ligase produces the protein MTDDDHTPREVATAADASADAAPSAAGCGIATDGGTDTAAGADDVELDPWGSATVDDYRKLFEEFGIEEFDDVLPDVPHPHYLMRRGVIFGHREYDAVAEAMANDEPFAALSGFMPTGDPHIGHKLVFDELIWHQQQGGDAFGLIADLEAHSARGLSWDEIDEHARSYVLSLIALGFDPEDGTVYRQSDNREVQDLAFELGSKANFSELQALYGFDGETNVSHMQSTITQMADILYPQLVDGPKPTVVPVGPDQDPHLRLSRDLSERMRYFKVTEAFASFELGDDERQLVRAAYDAIAGAASGNDGDDAGDEPVRCEAAAEWLETYEPTPELTDAKRSAIEKLRAAGKEPLRPRVRFLDRNATEDAFEDLIGRVEGEKRVFEGHVDAFDLTRETAETLAREVEIDHDGFGFRQPSSIYHRFMSGLTGGKMSSSIPASHISLLDDPEDGYDKVKAATTGGRSTAEEQRELGGKPDECPVYELYAYLLANDDDDLARTVYEECEDGDRLCGGCKEQAAELMREFLADHQEKREEAAELLEGMDIDLESDRRGTGGEH, from the coding sequence ATGACCGACGACGATCACACGCCACGCGAGGTCGCCACCGCCGCCGACGCGAGCGCAGACGCCGCTCCGAGCGCCGCGGGCTGCGGGATCGCGACCGACGGAGGAACCGACACCGCAGCCGGGGCCGACGACGTGGAGCTGGACCCGTGGGGATCGGCGACGGTCGACGACTACCGAAAGCTCTTCGAGGAGTTCGGGATCGAGGAGTTCGACGACGTCCTCCCCGACGTTCCCCACCCCCACTACCTGATGCGCCGCGGCGTCATCTTCGGCCACCGCGAGTACGACGCGGTCGCCGAGGCGATGGCGAACGACGAGCCGTTCGCCGCGCTGTCGGGGTTCATGCCCACCGGCGACCCCCACATCGGCCACAAGCTTGTCTTCGACGAGCTGATCTGGCACCAGCAGCAGGGCGGGGACGCCTTTGGGCTGATCGCCGACCTGGAGGCCCACTCCGCGCGCGGGCTCTCCTGGGACGAGATCGACGAGCACGCCCGGAGCTACGTCCTCTCGCTGATCGCGCTCGGGTTCGACCCCGAGGACGGAACCGTCTATCGACAGTCCGACAACCGGGAGGTCCAGGACCTTGCGTTCGAGCTGGGGTCGAAGGCGAACTTCTCCGAGCTGCAGGCGCTGTACGGCTTCGACGGCGAGACGAACGTCTCACACATGCAGTCGACGATCACCCAGATGGCGGACATCCTCTATCCGCAGCTGGTCGACGGCCCCAAGCCGACCGTCGTGCCGGTCGGGCCGGACCAGGACCCGCACCTGCGGCTCTCGCGGGACCTCTCCGAGCGGATGCGGTACTTCAAGGTCACCGAGGCGTTCGCGAGCTTCGAGCTCGGGGACGACGAGCGTCAGCTCGTCCGGGCGGCCTACGACGCGATCGCGGGTGCTGCAAGCGGAAACGATGGGGACGACGCAGGCGACGAGCCGGTGCGCTGCGAGGCGGCCGCCGAATGGCTCGAGACGTACGAACCGACGCCGGAACTCACGGACGCGAAACGGTCGGCGATCGAGAAGCTCCGCGCCGCAGGCAAGGAGCCGCTCCGTCCGCGGGTCCGCTTCCTCGACCGGAACGCGACCGAGGACGCCTTCGAGGACCTGATCGGACGGGTCGAGGGCGAGAAACGCGTCTTCGAAGGGCACGTCGACGCCTTCGACCTGACGCGTGAGACGGCCGAGACGCTCGCTCGAGAGGTCGAGATCGACCACGACGGCTTCGGGTTCCGACAGCCCTCCTCGATCTACCACCGGTTCATGTCCGGGCTCACCGGCGGCAAGATGTCCTCGTCGATCCCGGCCAGCCACATCTCGCTGCTCGACGACCCCGAGGACGGGTACGACAAGGTGAAAGCGGCGACGACCGGCGGGCGGTCGACCGCCGAGGAGCAACGCGAGCTGGGCGGGAAGCCCGACGAGTGTCCCGTCTACGAGCTGTACGCTTACCTGCTCGCGAACGACGACGACGACCTGGCGCGGACCGTCTACGAGGAGTGTGAGGACGGGGACCGGCTCTGTGGCGGCTGTAAGGAGCAGGCCGCGGAGCTGATGCGCGAGTTCCTCGCGGACCACCAGGAGAAACGCGAGGAGGCGGCCGAGCTGCTCGAGGGGATGGACATCGATCTCGAATCCGACCGGCGCGGCACCGGCGGCGAGCACTGA
- the carB gene encoding carbamoyl-phosphate synthase large subunit, whose protein sequence is MSDSSVASETTETSEDRTILLIGSGPIQIGQAAEFDYSGAQACRALQEEGARVVLVNSNPATIMTDPEMADRVYIEPITPEAIAEVIREENPDGVIAGLGGQTGLNVTAELAELGILEEHDVEIMGTPLDTIYATEDRDLFRQRMENLGEPVPASTTISLDEDESVTDFDEEAFRERVQDAVDEVGGLPVISRTTYTLGGSGSGVVEEFDELVERVRKGLRLSRNGEVLITESISGWVELEYEVMRDADDSCIIICNMENIDPMGIHTGESTVVTPSQVIPDEGHQEMRDVALEVIRDLGIQGGCNIQFAWHDDGTPGGEYRVVEVNPRVSRSSALASKATGYPIARVTAKVALGKRLHEIDNEITGETTAAFEPAIDYVVTKVPRWPIDKFDDVDFELGTAMKSTGEAMSIGRTFEESMLKALRSSEYDPAVEWTDVDDETLDADYLETPTPDRPYAIFEAFARGYTVEEVCDLTGIKEWYVERFKRIADAHEGAKHGEFTDAAIAGFTDAEIADAASPKAPADAEPKTTSTDGGSVKPVSVEEVTSSTPSRTFKQVDTCAGEFEASTPYYYSARLPEYLAGTDAGSGESDYGELQQIDPDVESVVVIGGGPIRIGQGVEFDYCAVHAVRALREMGIDAHVINNNPETVSTDYDTSDGLFFEPITAEEVADVVEATGADGVMVQFGGQTSVNVGEPLEAELERRDLDCEIVGTSVEAMDLAEDRDRFNALMDDLGIAQPAGGTATSREEALELAHEIGYPVLVRPSYVLGGRAMRVVEDDAELEEYIEEAVRVSPDKPILIDQFLDDAVELDVDAVSDGEDVLIGGVMEHVESAGVHSGDSACMIPPRSLDDDTLTRVREVTEEIATALDTVGLLNVQLAVTGVHDPDADPTVYVLEANPRSSRTVPFVSKATGVPIAKIAATVMAGESLADLDVDEQIPEHLSVKEVVLPFDRLPGSDPRLGPEMKSTGEVMGTATSFGKAYDKAQDATGKPIPESGTAVVDLSADQFPDPDTEAGEALVDGFAEHFELSTATDLIEAARSGELDLIVSRQRDLLEVAVEEEITYFSTPASAKAALEALDHAGDDLDVLAVSDRPKRVADWGAAE, encoded by the coding sequence ATGAGCGATTCATCAGTGGCCTCCGAGACGACGGAGACGTCCGAGGACCGCACCATCTTGCTCATCGGCAGCGGCCCGATCCAGATCGGGCAGGCGGCCGAGTTCGACTACTCCGGCGCGCAGGCGTGTCGCGCCCTGCAGGAGGAGGGTGCTCGGGTCGTCCTCGTCAACTCGAACCCGGCGACCATCATGACCGACCCCGAGATGGCCGACCGCGTCTACATCGAGCCGATCACGCCCGAGGCGATCGCGGAGGTCATCCGCGAGGAGAACCCCGACGGCGTCATCGCCGGGCTCGGCGGACAGACCGGGCTCAACGTCACGGCCGAGCTGGCCGAGCTGGGCATCCTCGAGGAGCACGACGTCGAGATCATGGGAACGCCGCTGGACACCATCTACGCGACCGAGGACCGCGACCTCTTCCGCCAGCGGATGGAGAACCTCGGGGAGCCGGTTCCCGCGTCGACGACCATCTCGCTGGACGAGGACGAGTCGGTCACCGACTTCGACGAGGAGGCGTTTCGCGAGCGCGTCCAGGACGCCGTCGACGAGGTCGGCGGGCTTCCTGTCATCTCGCGGACGACATACACGCTCGGCGGCTCCGGATCCGGCGTGGTCGAGGAGTTCGACGAGCTCGTCGAGCGCGTCCGCAAGGGGCTTCGTCTCTCCCGGAACGGCGAGGTGCTCATCACCGAGTCGATCTCGGGCTGGGTCGAGCTCGAGTACGAGGTGATGCGCGACGCCGACGACTCCTGCATCATCATCTGCAACATGGAGAACATCGACCCGATGGGGATCCATACCGGCGAGTCGACCGTCGTAACCCCCTCGCAGGTCATTCCCGACGAGGGTCACCAGGAGATGCGGGACGTCGCCCTCGAAGTCATCCGCGATCTGGGCATTCAGGGCGGCTGTAACATTCAGTTCGCCTGGCACGACGACGGCACCCCCGGCGGCGAGTACCGCGTCGTCGAGGTGAACCCCCGCGTCTCCCGCTCGTCCGCGCTCGCCTCGAAGGCGACCGGCTATCCGATCGCCCGCGTGACCGCGAAGGTCGCGCTCGGCAAGCGCCTCCACGAGATCGACAACGAGATCACCGGCGAGACGACCGCCGCCTTCGAGCCGGCAATCGACTACGTCGTGACGAAGGTGCCGCGCTGGCCCATCGACAAGTTCGACGACGTCGACTTCGAGCTGGGGACGGCGATGAAATCGACCGGCGAGGCGATGTCCATCGGCCGGACCTTCGAGGAGAGCATGCTCAAGGCGCTGCGCTCCTCCGAATACGACCCCGCGGTCGAGTGGACCGACGTCGACGACGAGACGCTGGACGCCGACTACCTCGAGACGCCGACGCCGGACCGCCCGTACGCGATCTTCGAGGCGTTCGCGCGCGGTTACACCGTCGAGGAGGTGTGTGACCTCACGGGCATCAAGGAGTGGTACGTCGAGCGGTTCAAACGCATCGCCGACGCCCACGAGGGCGCCAAGCACGGCGAGTTCACGGACGCGGCGATCGCGGGGTTCACCGACGCCGAGATCGCCGACGCGGCCTCCCCGAAGGCGCCCGCCGACGCCGAGCCGAAGACGACCTCGACCGACGGCGGCAGCGTGAAGCCCGTCTCGGTCGAGGAGGTCACCTCGTCGACGCCGAGCCGCACCTTCAAGCAGGTCGACACCTGCGCCGGCGAGTTCGAGGCGTCGACGCCGTACTACTACTCGGCGCGACTGCCCGAATACCTCGCCGGCACCGATGCGGGCAGCGGCGAGAGCGATTACGGCGAGCTCCAGCAGATCGACCCCGACGTCGAGAGCGTCGTCGTCATCGGCGGCGGACCGATCCGCATCGGCCAAGGCGTCGAGTTCGACTACTGTGCGGTCCACGCGGTGCGCGCGCTCCGCGAGATGGGCATCGACGCACACGTGATCAACAACAACCCCGAGACCGTCTCGACGGACTACGACACCTCGGACGGGCTCTTCTTCGAGCCGATCACCGCCGAGGAGGTCGCCGACGTCGTCGAGGCGACCGGCGCCGACGGCGTGATGGTCCAGTTCGGCGGGCAGACCTCCGTGAACGTCGGTGAACCGCTCGAGGCGGAGCTTGAGCGCCGCGACCTCGACTGCGAGATCGTCGGGACCTCCGTGGAGGCCATGGACCTCGCGGAGGACCGCGACCGCTTCAACGCGCTGATGGACGACCTCGGCATCGCCCAGCCGGCCGGCGGCACGGCGACGAGCCGCGAGGAGGCGCTCGAGCTCGCCCACGAGATCGGCTACCCGGTCCTGGTGCGTCCCTCCTACGTGCTGGGCGGGCGCGCGATGCGCGTCGTCGAGGACGACGCGGAGCTCGAGGAGTACATCGAGGAGGCGGTTCGCGTCTCGCCGGACAAGCCGATCCTCATCGACCAGTTCCTCGACGACGCGGTCGAGCTCGACGTCGACGCCGTCTCGGACGGCGAGGACGTCCTCATCGGCGGCGTGATGGAGCACGTCGAGAGCGCCGGCGTCCACTCCGGCGACTCGGCGTGTATGATTCCCCCGCGCTCGCTCGACGACGACACCCTTACCCGGGTGCGCGAGGTGACCGAGGAGATCGCGACCGCGCTCGACACGGTCGGCCTGTTGAACGTCCAGCTCGCGGTGACGGGCGTCCACGACCCCGACGCCGACCCGACCGTCTACGTGCTGGAGGCGAACCCCCGCTCCTCGCGGACCGTTCCGTTCGTCTCGAAGGCGACCGGCGTCCCGATCGCGAAGATCGCCGCGACGGTGATGGCCGGCGAGTCGCTCGCCGACCTCGACGTCGACGAGCAGATCCCCGAACACCTGAGCGTGAAGGAGGTCGTCCTTCCGTTCGACCGCCTGCCGGGCTCGGACCCTCGTCTCGGTCCCGAAATGAAGTCCACCGGCGAGGTGATGGGCACCGCGACGTCGTTCGGCAAGGCCTACGACAAGGCACAGGACGCGACCGGCAAGCCGATCCCCGAATCGGGGACCGCCGTCGTCGACCTGTCGGCCGACCAGTTCCCGGACCCGGACACCGAGGCCGGCGAGGCGCTCGTCGACGGCTTCGCGGAGCACTTCGAGCTGTCGACCGCCACCGACCTGATCGAGGCGGCTCGCTCGGGCGAACTGGACCTGATCGTCTCCCGCCAGCGCGACCTGCTCGAGGTCGCCGTCGAGGAGGAGATCACCTACTTCTCCACGCCGGCCAGCGCGAAGGCCGCGCTCGAGGCGCTCGATCACGCCGGCGACGACCTGGACGTCCTGGCGGTCTCGGACCGCCCGAAGCGCGTCGCCGACTGGGGCGCCGCGGAGTAG
- a CDS encoding DUF5830 family protein — MRVRRDRSPDGDSTRDRKRELGIELLASLEEESLPLPEAIDRLETVTTSPALTREILDAARKRGIIDREDGRIRTRRGGASVSLDREVTVREGEFECRRCGTSISTGHFLELDAGDLGPFGSSCIRAVLGRDG; from the coding sequence ATGCGCGTGCGCCGTGACCGCTCGCCCGATGGCGACTCGACGCGGGACCGGAAGCGCGAGCTCGGGATCGAACTCCTCGCCAGCCTCGAGGAGGAATCGCTGCCGCTCCCGGAGGCGATCGACCGGCTCGAGACGGTGACGACGAGCCCCGCACTCACCCGGGAGATCCTCGACGCCGCACGAAAGCGCGGCATCATCGACCGGGAGGACGGCCGGATCCGGACGCGACGCGGCGGCGCGTCCGTCTCCCTCGACCGTGAGGTCACGGTCCGCGAGGGCGAGTTCGAGTGCCGCCGCTGCGGGACGTCGATCTCGACCGGCCACTTCCTCGAGCTCGATGCCGGCGATCTCGGGCCGTTCGGCTCCTCGTGTATCCGGGCCGTGCTCGGCCGGGACGGGTGA
- a CDS encoding type II toxin-antitoxin system HicA family toxin, with protein MVRRVGRRPMRNSANSGSIPRRTRAASYRTCSSNRSMVTRDFSGDDVVSVLTSVGNFTWVRTTGSHMILKWTPPAGHGTPARTVSVPRKDRIRTGTLQKIADQAGAEDFHEFCRWIDRNR; from the coding sequence ATGGTGAGGCGGGTCGGCCGCCGACCGATGAGGAACTCCGCGAACTCGGGATCGATCCCGAGGAGAACACGAGCGGCGAGCTACCGGACGTGCTCAAGTAACCGATCGATGGTTACGCGGGACTTTTCAGGAGACGACGTCGTCTCGGTACTGACGAGCGTTGGAAACTTCACCTGGGTCCGGACGACCGGCAGCCATATGATCCTGAAGTGGACCCCGCCGGCTGGCCACGGTACGCCGGCGCGGACGGTGAGCGTTCCGCGAAAGGATCGGATCCGGACCGGGACGCTTCAGAAGATCGCCGACCAGGCAGGTGCTGAGGATTTCCACGAGTTCTGCCGATGGATCGACCGAAACCGGTGA
- a CDS encoding DUF7115 domain-containing protein — protein MSLPDLLASAVGEEDVAAHVDLGGEDALAVTPTRTLVYRSDGLLSDETVETYPHGAERVDVSEGRRKTKISLDRGLDGEETITIPAKRTDDALHPILAGVLSAAGVTDPGESVISTFRFSELTLIITSDRLVKHIGSVVWDEEFEEFHYEDVTDLGFEEGTVATSVVLTLQNRQERFKTPNESAREVRETLTDAVCSYHDVESPAELRAVRAQEADAAAADASDEAGGDGSPDFGVGVDPLSASPAADAEANAEADPGVDASMESMGRNGDVSGETESAGSGDPLAPDSQEATSNAAADAGADASASTASADTVSTSSERGAAGASRSGPQQTGSANATRDSTREAGDGAAARGDADGARSARDANASGETATMDADFADSGFEPAGVTDEDLAEEVAALRVAVEQQAERLDEQATLIEQLIEELRRGR, from the coding sequence ATGAGTCTTCCCGACCTGCTCGCATCGGCAGTCGGCGAGGAGGACGTCGCCGCCCACGTCGACCTCGGCGGCGAGGATGCCCTCGCGGTGACGCCGACACGGACGCTCGTCTACCGGTCCGACGGACTGCTATCCGATGAGACCGTCGAGACGTACCCACACGGGGCCGAGCGGGTCGACGTCTCCGAGGGCCGCCGCAAGACCAAGATCTCCCTCGACCGCGGGCTCGACGGGGAGGAGACGATCACGATCCCGGCCAAACGGACCGACGACGCCCTCCACCCGATCCTGGCGGGCGTGCTCTCGGCGGCCGGCGTCACCGACCCGGGCGAGTCGGTCATCAGTACCTTCCGCTTCTCGGAGCTGACGCTCATCATCACCAGCGACCGGCTCGTCAAACACATCGGGTCGGTCGTCTGGGACGAGGAGTTCGAGGAGTTCCACTACGAGGACGTCACCGACCTCGGCTTCGAGGAGGGGACCGTCGCGACCTCGGTCGTACTCACCCTACAGAACCGCCAGGAGCGGTTCAAGACCCCGAACGAGTCGGCCAGGGAGGTCCGGGAGACCCTGACCGACGCCGTCTGCAGCTACCACGACGTCGAGAGCCCCGCGGAGCTGCGAGCCGTTCGTGCACAGGAGGCCGACGCGGCGGCCGCCGACGCAAGCGACGAGGCGGGCGGGGACGGCTCGCCGGACTTCGGCGTCGGCGTGGATCCCCTCTCGGCGTCGCCGGCGGCCGACGCCGAGGCGAACGCCGAGGCGGACCCCGGGGTCGACGCTTCGATGGAGTCGATGGGTCGAAACGGGGACGTTTCCGGTGAGACCGAGTCGGCTGGATCCGGGGACCCGCTCGCGCCGGACTCCCAGGAGGCGACGTCGAACGCGGCCGCCGACGCCGGTGCCGATGCGTCCGCTTCGACGGCGTCGGCGGACACGGTGTCGACGTCGTCGGAACGTGGTGCTGCCGGGGCCTCACGATCCGGACCTCAGCAGACCGGATCGGCGAACGCCACGAGGGACTCCACCCGTGAAGCTGGCGACGGCGCGGCGGCACGTGGCGACGCCGACGGCGCCCGGTCCGCCCGCGACGCGAACGCGTCCGGCGAGACCGCCACAATGGACGCCGACTTCGCCGACTCCGGGTTCGAACCGGCCGGAGTGACGGACGAGGACCTCGCCGAGGAGGTCGCCGCGCTGCGGGTCGCCGTCGAGCAGCAGGCGGAGCGGCTCGACGAGCAAGCCACGCTCATCGAGCAGCTGATCGAGGAGCTTCGTCGCGGTCGCTGA
- a CDS encoding DUF5518 domain-containing protein: MDTDGNTLLNAAIGAIATTVLTWVPLSPIAGGLLAGYLQGTDPEDGAIVGGLSGLFASVPSILILLVVLVFLPLAPDAAVGFSIAVLVVLAIVAVLVYWVALGAIGGLLGSHLRTEIG; this comes from the coding sequence ATGGACACCGACGGCAACACCCTCCTCAACGCCGCGATCGGCGCGATCGCGACCACCGTCCTCACCTGGGTTCCGCTGTCGCCGATCGCCGGCGGCCTCCTCGCCGGATACCTGCAGGGCACGGATCCCGAGGACGGCGCGATCGTCGGCGGTCTCTCCGGCCTGTTCGCGTCGGTCCCGTCGATACTGATCCTCCTCGTCGTGTTGGTGTTCCTCCCGCTGGCCCCCGACGCCGCCGTCGGCTTCTCGATCGCGGTGCTCGTCGTCCTCGCGATCGTGGCGGTCCTCGTCTACTGGGTCGCGCTGGGCGCCATCGGCGGGCTGCTCGGCAGCCACCTCAGGACCGAGATCGGGTGA
- a CDS encoding alpha/beta fold hydrolase, which produces MPTDRSRTGPAPSPPDEIPASIPGESRVRETNGVRLHVVEAGPADGELLVLLHGFPEFWYGWHAAIEPLAAAGFRVVVPDQRGYNLSGKPDGITPYRIDELARDVVELIDAYGRETALIAGHDWGAAVGWWLALHRPDRLRRFVAVNLPHPTVFRRTLRTSWRQRLRNWYILAFQLPWLPERISRVRNWAPVVEGMRRSSRPGAFDAEDFDRYRRAWSRPGAFTGMVNWYRAVARERPTPARTTVDVPTLVVWGAGDRFLRRSMAAESLEYCSDGRLLTVHDATHWVLHERPNRVVRAIREHVG; this is translated from the coding sequence ATGCCGACCGACCGGTCGAGGACGGGCCCGGCGCCGTCGCCACCCGACGAGATCCCGGCGTCGATCCCCGGTGAGTCACGGGTCCGCGAGACGAACGGCGTCCGACTGCACGTCGTGGAGGCGGGCCCGGCGGACGGCGAGCTGCTCGTGCTCCTCCACGGCTTCCCGGAGTTCTGGTACGGCTGGCACGCCGCGATCGAACCGCTCGCGGCGGCGGGGTTCCGCGTGGTCGTCCCCGACCAGCGCGGCTACAACCTGAGCGGGAAACCCGACGGGATCACTCCCTATCGGATCGACGAGCTGGCCCGCGACGTCGTCGAGCTGATCGACGCGTACGGCCGCGAGACGGCGCTGATCGCGGGTCACGACTGGGGCGCGGCGGTCGGCTGGTGGCTCGCGCTGCACCGTCCCGACCGGCTCCGGCGGTTCGTCGCGGTCAACCTCCCGCATCCGACGGTCTTTCGACGGACGCTTCGAACGTCGTGGCGGCAACGCCTGCGGAACTGGTACATTCTGGCGTTTCAGCTCCCGTGGCTCCCCGAACGGATTTCTCGGGTGCGGAACTGGGCGCCGGTCGTCGAGGGAATGCGCCGGTCGAGCCGGCCCGGCGCGTTCGACGCCGAAGATTTCGACCGGTACCGTCGCGCGTGGTCCCGACCCGGAGCGTTCACCGGGATGGTCAACTGGTACCGCGCGGTCGCTCGCGAGCGGCCGACCCCGGCGCGTACGACCGTCGACGTCCCGACGCTCGTCGTCTGGGGGGCCGGCGACAGGTTCCTCCGGCGGTCGATGGCGGCGGAGAGTCTCGAGTACTGTTCGGACGGTCGGTTGCTGACGGTCCACGACGCCACCCACTGGGTCCTCCACGAGCGGCCGAACCGGGTGGTTCGGGCGATCCGCGAGCACGTCGGGTAA
- a CDS encoding TVP38/TMEM64 family protein has protein sequence MKRRLAAGLVAFVGVVLTAWLTDPRTLVAPVERIADDPALFALALCGLAVVRPALALPTTLIAVAAGYGYGWAGVPVGIALVTATALPPYALARAGWDPSGSRFSRAGVRLVAAAGATRTIAASRLLPVPSDAVSIAAGFARVDVRPFLLGTALGETPWVVAGAAVGVSADRLLAGDAVTFDPVLLLGMAGVAALLLAGPCYRLYLNESDPGASSA, from the coding sequence GTGAAGCGCCGCCTCGCTGCCGGACTGGTCGCCTTCGTCGGCGTCGTGCTTACCGCGTGGCTGACCGACCCGCGAACGCTCGTGGCGCCCGTGGAACGAATCGCCGACGACCCGGCGCTGTTCGCGCTCGCCCTGTGCGGGCTCGCGGTCGTCCGGCCGGCGCTCGCGCTCCCGACGACGTTGATCGCGGTCGCCGCGGGCTACGGCTACGGCTGGGCCGGGGTTCCGGTCGGGATCGCTCTGGTGACGGCCACCGCGCTCCCGCCGTACGCGCTCGCACGTGCCGGCTGGGACCCGTCCGGGAGTCGGTTCTCGCGTGCCGGCGTGCGCCTCGTCGCGGCCGCCGGCGCGACGCGAACGATCGCCGCGAGCCGGCTGCTGCCGGTCCCGTCCGACGCGGTCTCGATCGCGGCCGGATTCGCCCGCGTCGACGTCCGGCCCTTCCTCCTCGGGACCGCGCTCGGCGAGACGCCGTGGGTGGTCGCCGGCGCCGCGGTCGGGGTTTCGGCCGACCGCCTGCTCGCCGGCGACGCGGTGACGTTCGATCCGGTCCTGCTTCTCGGGATGGCCGGCGTCGCGGCGCTGCTTCTGGCGGGACCGTGCTATCGCCTCTATCTGAACGAGTCGGATCCCGGGGCCAGTTCCGCCTGA